One region of Oncorhynchus nerka isolate Pitt River linkage group LG22, Oner_Uvic_2.0, whole genome shotgun sequence genomic DNA includes:
- the LOC135563721 gene encoding uncharacterized protein LOC135563721, whose protein sequence is MSQSASQRVREPASESVSQPVSESGSQSVSQPASHRASQPASQGVRESASQGASQPASQGVSQPASESGSQPASESGSQPVSQSANQSASQGASQSVSQRVTEPVSQRVRESGSQRVREPASQRVRESASQPASQGASQPASQGASESGSQPTSESGSQPASESGSQPASESGSQPASESGSQPASESGSQPTSESGSQPASESGSQPASESGSQPASESGSQPTSELKRETQEIPFHPTNSTASTPAPQPLPLPHSSYPSPTASTPAPQPLPQPHSLYPSPTSTPAPQPLPQPHSLCPTASTPAPHPLTQPHSLYPSPTASTPAPQSLPQPHSLCPTASTPAPHLPLPHSLYPSPTSTPAPQPLPQPHSLYPSPTASTPAPKPLPCPTASAPQLLPQPLTQPHSLYPSPTSTPAPQPLPQPHSLYPSSTAPNPAPQPLPQPHIYPCPTASTPAPHLPLPHSLYPSPTASTPAPNPAPQPLSLPHSLYSQPHIYPCPTASTPAPHLPLPHSLYPSPTASTPLLPCPTASTPAPQPLTQPQSLPQPHSLCPCPTAPTPAPQPLPQPRSLYPFPTAPTPAPQPLTQPHSLYPSPTAPNPAPRPLPQPHSLYPSHTAPALARTLMPKPQLQSWLKP, encoded by the exons atgagccagtcagccagccagcgagTCAGGGAGCCAGCCAGTgagtcagtcagccaaccagtcagcgaGTCAgggagccagtcagtcagtcagccagcgagtcacagagccagtcagccagcgagtcagggagtcagggagtcAGCGAGTcagggagccagccagccagcgagtcagggagtcagccagccagccagcgagtcagggagccagccagccagcgagtCAGGGAGCCAGCCAGTgagtcagtcagccaaccagtcagcgaGTCAgggagccagtcagtcagtcagccagcgagtcacagagccagtcagccagcgagtcagggagtcagggagtcAGCGAGTcagggagccagccagccagcgagtcagggagtcagccagccagccagcgagtcagggagccagccagccagcgagtCAGGGAGCCAGCGAGTCAGGGAGCCAGCCAACCAGCGAGTcagggagccagccagccagcgagtcagggagccagccagccagcgagtCAGGGAGTCAGCCAGCCAGCGAGTCAGGGAGTCAGCCAGCCAGCGAGTCAGGGAGCCAGCCAACCAGCGAGTCAGGGAGTCAGCCAGCCAGCGAGTcagggagccagccagccagcgagtcagggagccagccagccagcgagtcagggagccagccaaccagcga ACTCAAGCGTGAGACACAAGAGATACCTTTTCACCCCACCAACTCCACAGCCTCTACCCCTGCCCCACAGCCTCTGCCCCTGCCCCACAGCTCCTACCCCAGCCCCACAGCCTCTACCCCAGCCCCCCagcctctaccccagccccacagcctctaccccagccccaCATCTACCCCTGCCCCACagcctctaccccagccccaCAGCCTCTGCCCCACagcctctaccccagccccaCATCCTCTAACCCAGCCCCACAGCCTCTACCCCAGTCCCACagcctctaccccagccccaCAGTCTCTACCCCAGCCACACAGCCTCTGCCCCACagcctctaccccagccccaCATCTACCCCTGCCCCACagcctctaccccagccccaCATCTACCCCTGCCCCACagcctctaccccagccccaCAGCCTCTACCCCAGTCCCACagcctctaccccagccccaaaGCCTCTACCCTGCCCCACAGCCTCTGCCCCACAGCTTctaccccagcccctaacccagccccaCAGTCTCTACCCCAGCCCCACATCTACACCTGCCCCACagcctctaccccagccccaCAGCCTCTATCCCAGCTCCacagcccctaacccagccccacagcctctaccccagccccaCATCTACCCCTGCCCCACagcctctaccccagccccaCATCTTCCCCTGCCCCACagcctctaccccagccccacagcctctaccccagcccctaacccagccccaCAGCCTCTATCCCTGCCCCACAGCCTCTACTCCCAGCCCCACATCTACCCCTGCCCCACagcctctaccccagccccaCATCTTCCCCTGCCCCACagcctctaccccagccccacagcctctacccca CTCCTACCCTGCCCGACagcctctaccccagccccacagcccctaacccagccccaGTCTCTACCCCAGCCCCACAGCCTCTGCCCCTGCCCCACAGCTCCTACCCCTGCCCCACAGCCTCTACCCCAGCCCCGCAGCCTCTATCCCTTCCCCACAGCTCCTACCCCAGCCCCacagcccctaacccagccccacagcctctaccccagccccaCGGCCCCTAATCCAGCCCCACGGCCTCTACCCCAGCCCCACAGCCTCTACCCCAGCCACACAGCTCCAGCCCTGGCTCGAACCCTGATGCCTAAACCCCAGCTCCAGTCCTGGCTCAAACCCTGA